The region GCCAGCTGCGCCTGGTGCTGAGCCACCGCGACGCCTGGCTAGCCTGCACCACCAGCAAGCATGCGCAGCGCAAATTCTGGCGCGCGATTACCCTGAACAAGTTGAAAGCATCATGACCCGTACCCGCATCGCCACCCGCCCCTGCCCCTACCGCGAATCCGAACTGCTGCGCCAGGGCGGCATCCACCCCGTGCTGGCCCGCCTGTACGCGTCGCGCGGCCTGTCCGACGCGGCAGAACTGTCGAGCGAACTGGCGGCCCTGATGCCGCCGTCCGGCCTGCTGCACATCGGCGCGGCCGGCGTCTTCCTGGCCGACGCCATTGCCGCCAAGAAACGCATGGTCATCGTGGCCGACTACGATTGCGACGGCGCCACCGCTTGCGCCGTGGCCATCCGCGGCTTGCGCGCCATGGGCGCCGACGTCGATTTCATCGTGCCCAACCGTTTTGAGTACGGCTACGGCCTGACGCCGGAAATCGTCGAACTGACGGCCCGCGAAAAGTCGCCCGACATCATCATCACCGTCGACAACGGCATCGCCAGCATCGATGGCGTGGCCGAAGCGAACCGGCGCGGCATCCAGGTGGTCGTCACCGACCACCATTTACCGGCCGACACCCTGCCCGACGCGGCCGTCATCGTCAACCCGAACCAGCCCGCCTGCGGTTTTCCGTCGAAGCACCTGGCGGGCGTGGGCGTCGTGTTCTACGTCTTGCTGGCCCTGCGCGCGGAAATGCGCCAAAGAGGGATTTACGACCAGAAAACCCAGCCGCCCCTGCAAAACCTGCTCGACCTGGTGGCGCTGGGCACGGTGGCCGACGTGGTGCGCCTCGATACGAACAACCGCATCCTCGTCGCCCAAGGCCTCAAACGCATGCGCAAGGGCAATATGCACGCGGGCGTGGCAGCCCTGTTCCGCGTGGCGGGCCGCGAAGCGCGCAGCGCCACGCCGTTCGACCTGGGCTTTGCCCTGGGACCCCGCCTGAATGCGGCCGGCCGCCTGCAAGACATGTCACTGGGCATCGAATGCCTGGTCACGGACGACGAAGGCCGTGCCTGGGCGCTGGCACAGCAACTGAACGACATCAATCTGAAGCGCCGCGAAATCGAGGCGGAAATGCAGGATACGGCCTTGCTGCACCTCGACGACTTCGAGCCGGCCAACAGCAGCACCATCAGCGTCTTCGATGAGTCGTGGCACCAGGGTGTGATCGGCATCGTGGCATCGCGCCTGAAAGAAAAATTCTACCGCCCGACCATCACGTTCGCGCCCGGCGCCGATGGCTGGATCAAGGGTTCGGGCCGCTCGATCCCCGGCTTCCACTTGCGCGACGCGCTCGACCTCGTGTCGAAACGGGCGCCCAGCCTGATCGACAAGTTCGGCGGCCACGCCATGGCGGCCGGCTTGACCATTCGCGCCGACGCTTTCGACGCCTTTTCCAAGGCTTTCGAAGCCGTGGGCCAGGCCTGGCTCAGCCAGCAACAGCTGGAACGGGTCGTGGAAACGGACGGCCCGCTGGAAGACGCCTACTACACGACGGCCTTCATCGATCTGATGGATGGCCAGGTGTGGGGCCAGGGCTTCGCCCCGCCCGTCTTCTGCGATGAATTCCGCGTCGTCAGCCAGCGCATCTTAAAAGAACGCCACTTGAAACTGCTGCTGGAAAAAAACGGCGTGCGTTTTGATGCCATCTGGTTCGGGCATACGGACGCCTTGGGCGAACGCACGCGGGTGGCGTTCCGGCTTGATGCGAATGAATACAATGGCACCACGAAAGTTCAGCTGATGGTGGAGCATGCGGAACCTGTCTGATGGCACCTGAAAGCAGCACCATGTTGACCGGCCTGAACCACCTCACCCTGTCCGTGCGCGACCTGGCGCGCAGCGTCGCCTTTTACCGCGACATGCTGGGCCTGCGCCTGCATGCCCGCTGGGACAGGGGCGCGTATCTGTCGGCCGGGGATTTGTGGCTGTGCCTGTCGCTGGACGGGCAAGGCACGGCTGCGCTGGCCAGCCCCGCCTACACGCATTACGCGTTTTCCATTTCCCAGCACGACTTCCCCGCCTTCGCCGCCCGCCTGCGCGCCGCCGGCGTGCCCGAATGGCAGCAAAACCGCAGCGCCGGCGATTCCCTGTATTTTCTCGATCCGGACGGCCACCAGCTGGAAGCCCATACGGGCAGTCTGGCGCAGCGGCTGGCCGCCTGCCGCGCAGCGCCGTACCAGGGCATGGTGTTCGAGGATTGAAGTTGGCAGCATCGCATATTCAATAAATTCGTTAAATTCGTTATTCCTCAAGAAAACAAGCACCGTGGTTGTGAAAAAACACTGTCATGCATCGGTACACCCCTGACAACCTTGCTTTTAAGACTTAACAAAGCTGACAAGATTCCACTCAGCAACAGGCAAATAAGCCACATTTCATTGCAAAAATAAAAATATTGATTGAAAATAGTTAACACTTATTTGGCAAATTCACTAAAATTGATGACGCATCAGGAAATTCCCAATGATGCATGATCAGTTTTGAGGGCAAACCCGTCGAAAGGCGGGGACGCAAAGCCACCGGCCTACCGCGCGCAAGCGCCACGGCAGCGGGGCTGCCAATGTGCAGGACCGGAGCCGCCAGCGCGCGGCACCAGCCTGGATGCATTGTCGAGATGTGGCCCTCGCCCAACTCGGAGAGTTTCGCCATGAAAAAAATCATTCCCCCGCACCACCGTCACGGGCGCCTGCTGCTGGGCGCCACGGCCGCCATCCTGCTGGCCGCGTGCGGCCCCGGCCAGGAGACGCCGGCATCAACGCCGCCTGCCGCCATCGCCACGGCCGCGACACAGTTCACCGTCGAGGTGCCCGTCATTCCGGACGCCGTCGGCGCGCTGGTGGTGCAACCGATGTTCCATGCGGCCCCGGCCCTGCTCGATACGCCTGACGGGCGCGACAGCGCCAACAGCAGCGGCTCGGCGCACTGGCGGCCGCACTTGCAGCGCGTGCCCGGCGCCATGGGGGAAATGACCACGCGCCGCCTGACGGCGCAAAGAATCGCCGTCGCGGAACAGGCGGCGCAGGACATCGCGCCATTGCTCGATGGTAGCGGCGCGAGCGACGTCGCCGCGCCCATGGCCGGCAGCAGCGTGGTGGCGACCTATTCTCCCGCGCAAATCCGCGCCGCCTACGACCTGCCCGCCCTGCCGGCGGCGGGCACGGCGCTGACGCCAGCCCAGGCGGCCCAGCTGGGCGCGGGGCAGACGATCTACATCGTCGACGCCATGCACAACCCGAACGCGGCGGCCGAACTGGCCATCTTCAACCAGAAATTCGGTTTGCCAGGCTGCACCACCAAGGCCATCGCCACGAATGCCACTTTGCCCTTGCCGCCGGCCCCGCTCAGCGGCTGTGAATTTTCCGTTGTCTACAACACGCCGTCGAGCACCATGACGGCCACCGCGCCCGCCTATAACTCGGGCTGGGCCATGGAAATCGCGCTCGACGTGCAGTGGGCGCATGCCACGGCGCCGCTGGCGCGCATCGTGCTGATCGAGGCGCCCGACGCGTCCGTCAACAGCCTGCTGG is a window of Janthinobacterium rivuli DNA encoding:
- the recJ gene encoding single-stranded-DNA-specific exonuclease RecJ; protein product: MTRTRIATRPCPYRESELLRQGGIHPVLARLYASRGLSDAAELSSELAALMPPSGLLHIGAAGVFLADAIAAKKRMVIVADYDCDGATACAVAIRGLRAMGADVDFIVPNRFEYGYGLTPEIVELTAREKSPDIIITVDNGIASIDGVAEANRRGIQVVVTDHHLPADTLPDAAVIVNPNQPACGFPSKHLAGVGVVFYVLLALRAEMRQRGIYDQKTQPPLQNLLDLVALGTVADVVRLDTNNRILVAQGLKRMRKGNMHAGVAALFRVAGREARSATPFDLGFALGPRLNAAGRLQDMSLGIECLVTDDEGRAWALAQQLNDINLKRREIEAEMQDTALLHLDDFEPANSSTISVFDESWHQGVIGIVASRLKEKFYRPTITFAPGADGWIKGSGRSIPGFHLRDALDLVSKRAPSLIDKFGGHAMAAGLTIRADAFDAFSKAFEAVGQAWLSQQQLERVVETDGPLEDAYYTTAFIDLMDGQVWGQGFAPPVFCDEFRVVSQRILKERHLKLLLEKNGVRFDAIWFGHTDALGERTRVAFRLDANEYNGTTKVQLMVEHAEPV
- the fos gene encoding fosfomycin resistance glutathione transferase, producing MLTGLNHLTLSVRDLARSVAFYRDMLGLRLHARWDRGAYLSAGDLWLCLSLDGQGTAALASPAYTHYAFSISQHDFPAFAARLRAAGVPEWQQNRSAGDSLYFLDPDGHQLEAHTGSLAQRLAACRAAPYQGMVFED